One genomic window of Bacteroidales bacterium includes the following:
- a CDS encoding response regulator transcription factor — protein sequence MTILLADDHPVVREGLKKFVGSLDVNLAIEEATNGVEAWEMIKVRRYDLAILDVSMPGLSGLELLKKIKDNNLSSKVLILSVHPQEQYAIRAIKLGASGYLSKDSAFDELKIAINKILSGGRYVSEAFAENIIFKGSDTLQRHEQLSHREFEIMIMLARGKSVTEISNDIFLSRNTVNTYRTRILTKMHMKKNAEIIAYALKNNLIY from the coding sequence ATCACTTGACGTAAACCTGGCCATTGAAGAGGCAACAAATGGTGTTGAAGCCTGGGAAATGATCAAGGTAAGGAGATATGATCTGGCCATACTCGATGTTTCAATGCCGGGTTTAAGCGGACTTGAATTACTTAAGAAAATTAAAGATAACAACCTTTCAAGCAAAGTTCTGATCCTTAGTGTTCATCCCCAGGAACAGTATGCGATCAGGGCGATTAAATTAGGTGCTTCGGGATATTTATCAAAAGACAGTGCTTTTGACGAATTAAAAATTGCCATTAATAAAATCCTTTCCGGGGGCAGGTATGTTTCAGAGGCTTTCGCCGAAAACATCATCTTTAAGGGATCAGATACGTTACAGAGGCACGAACAGCTTTCACACCGTGAATTTGAAATAATGATAATGCTTGCAAGAGGCAAATCGGTTACTGAAATTTCTAACGATATATTTCTTTCACGAAATACTGTTAATACATACAGGACAAGAATCCTCACTAAAATGCATATGAAAAAAAATGCAGAGATTATTGCTTATGCATTGAAAAATAATCTGATTTACTAA